One region of Marivirga arenosa genomic DNA includes:
- a CDS encoding sensor histidine kinase — MKVSLSKSDLRELLQLVESVYPACLIISDETYSIKYINDVGIKLFEIDELDFEIKDLFINIEDWEDLLYKLNNKKYPNNFTYLLKSSSYQNIFVSITILVKDGYLYWLIRDISLGQKQKEEIDHQRALLEKSKIEMDRIIYSASHDLRSPISSILGLLNLLELPHSKTENSEYISLIRSSILKLDNIVQNLGRISKNSNEVVKDEKIDFENLLDQINLEFSNHPNYDEIKYQHSIIDQYVFYNDINRVKLVLYNLLKNCYDFYDKNKSYNFIDLEVFCLCDKAIIKLFDNGIGISKNTVSKVFDLFYRGSDRSKGSGLGLFETKEIIIKLNGKITLNSEYTIGTSIEVEIPNSKKGKLINKKNSLVS; from the coding sequence ATGAAAGTAAGTTTATCAAAATCTGATTTAAGAGAGTTATTGCAGCTTGTTGAAAGTGTTTATCCCGCATGCTTGATAATAAGTGATGAGACTTACTCGATTAAATATATAAATGATGTAGGAATAAAGCTTTTTGAGATAGATGAATTAGATTTTGAAATCAAGGACTTATTTATCAATATTGAAGATTGGGAAGATTTATTATATAAACTCAACAATAAGAAGTATCCTAATAATTTTACATACCTTTTAAAGTCTTCCTCTTATCAAAACATTTTTGTAAGTATTACAATATTAGTTAAAGATGGATACCTCTACTGGCTAATAAGAGATATAAGTTTAGGGCAAAAACAAAAAGAAGAGATTGACCACCAAAGAGCACTTTTAGAAAAGTCTAAAATTGAAATGGATCGAATTATTTACAGTGCTTCACATGATCTAAGATCACCAATTAGCTCCATATTAGGTTTACTAAACTTATTAGAATTACCCCATTCAAAAACCGAGAATTCAGAATATATTTCTTTAATAAGATCGAGTATTCTTAAGTTAGATAATATAGTACAGAATTTAGGTAGGATTTCAAAAAACTCAAATGAAGTAGTTAAAGATGAGAAGATTGATTTTGAAAATCTACTTGATCAGATCAATTTAGAATTTTCAAACCACCCGAATTATGATGAAATTAAATACCAACATTCTATAATTGATCAATATGTTTTTTACAATGATATAAATAGAGTAAAGTTAGTTCTATATAATTTACTAAAGAATTGTTATGATTTCTATGATAAAAACAAGTCCTATAATTTCATAGACTTAGAAGTATTTTGTTTATGTGATAAAGCCATTATAAAGCTATTTGATAATGGTATTGGTATTAGTAAAAATACAGTCAGCAAAGTATTTGATTTGTTTTATAGAGGAAGTGATCGTTCAAAAGGATCTGGTTTAGGCCTGTTTGAAACCAAAGAAATCATAATTAAACTTAATGGGAAAATCACCCTTAATTCTGAATATACCATAGGAACTAGTATAGAAGTAGAGATCCCAAATTCTAAAAAGGGCAAACTGATTAATAAAAAAAATTCTCTTGTATCATAA
- a CDS encoding PAS domain-containing sensor histidine kinase: MVKLYYSFLLYITQYISEATSFFLLLLVIILFLLYNNKKERLKLANEKLNSKRIEGQLEALMKNLPYHILSIDLRGKVTYANKPMLNKKKNEIIGENISELFGNQFLQKYLYYVRNINQITPTEEKTYEYNGGFYTWRLLPVNWAGEGEVLLLARNINRRVTLEKALIESNLNFEGFVQALPGVAYRKELTKGKNENYTFISHRVLELTGYSEEDFSTHKVNWNTLIDKADIDRVKTLAASISPTKPGFSIEYKIRTRNGGEKWLLNQAHTTFSNNKPIRREGVILDITHQKESENEILKLHKELKELKFAIDNTSLVTITDKTGRIKYVNDKFIEISGYSREESIGEKHNLVNASYHPREFWADLWCTISSGKVWSGEIKNRAKNGTYYWVHTFIVPIKDANNKIKEYLSIRNDITDKKNQEEENKLLSLVAKETSNYVMITDSKGKIEWVNQAFERGTGYKLEEIQNKKPGDFLQGEKTSEKTIQKIRNGLREEKNFTAEVLNYTKDKKPYWVSINFQPIFDEKGKLIKYFSLMRNITLHKELVQKLETAVKKAEKSDQLKTTFLANISHEVRTPMNAIIGFSELMSMKTVSEEKVKYYSNIINTRSKDLLSIFNDMLDTSKLVSGQAQLNISTGSVENLLKNIFTLHNNSHKKLISNQIKFSLNIDENIFGLSVDTDFIKLNQVIENLITNAIKFTDKGSIEYGCRKTNDDQLLFYVSDTGIGIDQNLNPSIFEAFRQVEDTHIKHGGSGLGLAICKGYVNLMGGEIWFESKDVGTNFYFRIPINYASS; this comes from the coding sequence ATGGTTAAATTATACTACTCCTTTCTTCTATATATAACACAATACATAAGTGAAGCCACAAGTTTTTTTTTACTCTTATTAGTTATTATTCTTTTTCTCCTTTATAATAATAAAAAAGAAAGATTAAAACTTGCCAATGAAAAATTGAATTCAAAACGCATAGAAGGTCAACTAGAGGCCTTGATGAAAAACCTACCTTATCATATATTAAGTATTGATTTAAGAGGAAAGGTAACATATGCTAATAAGCCTATGCTAAATAAGAAAAAAAATGAAATAATTGGCGAAAATATTTCCGAATTATTTGGAAATCAGTTTCTTCAAAAATATTTATATTATGTTAGAAATATTAACCAGATTACTCCTACTGAGGAAAAAACCTATGAGTATAACGGTGGGTTTTATACATGGAGATTGCTTCCTGTAAATTGGGCTGGAGAAGGAGAAGTTTTATTATTAGCACGAAATATTAATCGAAGGGTAACTCTTGAAAAAGCTCTAATAGAAAGCAATCTCAATTTTGAAGGATTTGTTCAAGCATTACCAGGAGTAGCCTATAGAAAAGAATTGACTAAAGGTAAAAATGAGAATTATACATTTATAAGTCATAGAGTTCTTGAACTAACAGGCTATTCAGAAGAAGATTTTTCAACCCATAAAGTTAACTGGAATACTTTAATTGATAAAGCGGATATAGACAGAGTAAAAACACTTGCGGCATCAATATCCCCTACAAAACCAGGGTTTTCGATAGAATACAAAATCAGAACTAGGAATGGAGGTGAAAAATGGCTATTAAATCAAGCCCATACTACCTTTTCAAACAATAAACCCATAAGAAGGGAAGGTGTGATTTTAGACATTACACATCAAAAAGAAAGTGAGAATGAAATACTTAAATTACATAAAGAACTTAAAGAATTAAAATTTGCCATCGACAATACCTCATTAGTAACTATTACAGACAAAACTGGAAGAATAAAATATGTAAATGATAAATTTATAGAGATTAGTGGTTATAGTAGAGAAGAGTCTATAGGGGAAAAACATAATTTGGTAAATGCATCTTATCATCCCCGAGAGTTTTGGGCTGATTTGTGGTGTACTATTAGCTCTGGTAAGGTATGGAGTGGAGAAATAAAAAACAGAGCAAAAAATGGAACTTATTATTGGGTACACACTTTTATTGTTCCTATTAAAGATGCTAACAATAAAATAAAAGAGTATTTGTCGATTAGAAATGATATAACTGACAAAAAAAATCAGGAAGAGGAAAACAAATTATTGTCGTTAGTAGCAAAAGAAACCTCCAATTATGTGATGATTACTGATTCAAAAGGCAAAATAGAATGGGTAAACCAAGCTTTTGAAAGAGGAACTGGTTATAAGTTAGAAGAAATCCAAAATAAAAAGCCCGGAGATTTTCTTCAAGGCGAAAAAACATCTGAAAAAACAATTCAAAAGATCCGAAATGGATTAAGAGAAGAGAAGAACTTCACTGCTGAGGTCCTAAACTACACAAAAGATAAAAAGCCTTATTGGGTAAGCATAAATTTTCAACCCATTTTTGATGAGAAGGGAAAGTTAATCAAGTACTTTTCTTTAATGAGGAATATCACTCTTCATAAAGAGTTAGTACAGAAACTAGAGACTGCAGTTAAAAAAGCTGAAAAATCAGATCAACTTAAAACAACCTTTTTAGCTAATATCTCTCATGAGGTTCGTACACCAATGAATGCGATTATTGGATTTTCTGAATTAATGAGTATGAAAACAGTTTCAGAAGAAAAAGTAAAATACTACTCTAACATTATAAATACTAGAAGTAAAGATCTATTATCTATATTTAATGATATGTTAGATACCTCAAAATTGGTATCTGGTCAGGCTCAACTTAATATTAGCACGGGATCAGTTGAAAATCTACTTAAAAACATTTTCACACTGCATAATAATTCTCATAAAAAACTGATCTCAAATCAAATAAAATTCAGTTTAAATATAGATGAAAACATATTTGGCCTGTCTGTAGATACGGATTTCATTAAGTTGAATCAAGTTATTGAGAACCTGATTACTAATGCTATTAAATTTACAGATAAAGGATCAATAGAATATGGTTGTAGAAAAACTAATGATGATCAACTCCTTTTTTATGTTTCTGATACGGGCATAGGAATAGATCAAAATCTAAACCCCTCTATTTTTGAGGCTTTTAGGCAAGTAGAAGATACACATATAAAACATGGGGGCTCTGGTCTTGGATTAGCAATTTGTAAAGGATATGTTAACCTAATGGGAGGTGAGATATGGTTTGAATCAAAAGATGTTGGAACCAACTTTTATTTTAGAATTCCTATTAATTATGCTTCTTCGTAA
- a CDS encoding ParA family protein has product MKNRKIISIVNHKGGSGKTTTAVNMGVALSIEGFNVLLVDWDPQANLSYSFGIDDNHKPTLVDLFYENSDLKEVTVSNEFLDILPSNIQLADLEYSISKNEKHHDFLSDLLKNIKGYDYILIDCPPSLSILTLNALYASDEVIIPAQMEVLSVKGIELILNTIQEMKLSVNPQLKVAGILCMMVDKRRSLNSEIHDYIKTNFQVPVFEEVIRTNVRISEAPSFGESVITYSPKSAGAIDYTNFIKEYLKRTNQLNAN; this is encoded by the coding sequence GTGAAGAATAGGAAAATTATATCGATAGTAAATCACAAGGGAGGTTCTGGTAAAACTACTACCGCGGTTAATATGGGGGTAGCCTTGAGTATTGAAGGGTTTAATGTATTGTTAGTAGATTGGGACCCTCAAGCTAACTTAAGTTATTCTTTTGGCATAGATGATAATCATAAACCAACATTAGTTGATTTGTTTTATGAGAATTCAGACTTAAAGGAAGTTACTGTTTCAAATGAATTTCTGGATATTCTGCCTTCTAATATACAGTTAGCGGATTTAGAATATTCTATTTCAAAGAATGAAAAACACCATGACTTCTTATCTGATTTATTGAAAAATATAAAGGGATATGATTATATATTAATCGACTGCCCTCCATCCTTATCAATTCTTACTCTGAATGCTTTATATGCCTCTGATGAAGTGATAATTCCTGCGCAAATGGAAGTATTGAGTGTAAAAGGGATTGAACTCATTTTAAATACTATTCAGGAAATGAAATTAAGTGTCAATCCTCAGTTAAAAGTTGCTGGGATACTATGTATGATGGTTGATAAGAGAAGATCCTTGAACTCTGAAATCCATGATTATATAAAAACAAATTTTCAAGTACCAGTATTTGAAGAAGTCATCAGAACAAATGTACGAATATCAGAAGCCCCTTCATTTGGAGAAAGTGTAATTACATATTCTCCCAAGTCTGCTGGAGCAATTGACTATACCAATTTTATAAAAGAATATTTGAAACGCACTAATCAATTAAATGCTAACTAA
- a CDS encoding response regulator yields the protein MAKNSSKKNIIKLAIDDRIQNDFYGNQQACEKLIKSGSNIFAEKLINGIIRINVSKYTETGKETTIKVKIFGEDNIQDQESISNSSLSYSNQFLSIKKEFEDISYITITNEGATLIFYIELEKSPKKKSNNQPQNLTGKKVLIAEDNEINAIVFSSFLEEWGCQCNFAINGLEALQMAQEGDYDFILMDIHMPVLNGIQATEKIREFNKTVPVIALTASDLEQDYNGAQLAGISDYLVKPISSQLLKTVILRCMSISEK from the coding sequence TTGGCAAAAAATTCCAGTAAAAAAAACATCATTAAACTTGCAATAGATGATAGAATTCAAAACGATTTTTATGGCAATCAGCAAGCTTGTGAAAAACTAATAAAATCTGGCTCCAATATTTTTGCGGAAAAACTGATTAATGGGATAATCAGAATTAATGTTTCTAAGTATACTGAAACTGGAAAAGAAACCACAATAAAAGTTAAGATCTTTGGAGAAGATAACATTCAAGATCAGGAAAGCATATCAAATTCAAGCTTAAGCTACTCAAATCAATTCTTATCAATCAAAAAAGAATTTGAAGATATCAGTTATATAACAATAACTAACGAAGGAGCAACCCTGATTTTTTATATAGAATTAGAAAAATCACCTAAAAAAAAATCAAATAATCAGCCTCAAAATTTAACAGGTAAAAAAGTTCTTATAGCAGAAGATAATGAAATAAATGCTATCGTTTTTTCAAGTTTTCTTGAAGAATGGGGATGCCAATGCAATTTCGCCATTAACGGGCTTGAAGCTCTTCAAATGGCTCAAGAAGGTGATTATGATTTCATCTTAATGGATATACACATGCCCGTATTAAATGGAATTCAAGCTACCGAAAAAATACGAGAGTTTAACAAAACTGTTCCTGTGATTGCATTAACTGCTTCAGACTTAGAACAGGATTATAACGGTGCACAGTTAGCTGGTATATCAGATTATTTGGTAAAACCGATAAGTAGTCAATTATTAAAAACTGTGATTTTAAGATGTATGTCAATTTCGGAAAAGTAA